Below is a genomic region from Spirosoma radiotolerans.
GGTTTCCACCTCCGACGGTGCGGCTCCTGGATATACCGTAGTAATTGTGATGGTTGGCACCGAAAATTCCGGCAGCAACTCGTAGCTCAGCAGTTTATAGCTGAACAGGCCACCAATGGTCAATACCGCAAACAGAACGATAATGAGCGAAGGGCGTTTGATGATCGTTTCTACAAAATTCATTCGTCAAACAGTCAAAGAGTGAATGTGCGAAAGAGCGAGTGCCGAAATGAGGTTGCACTCATTCACTCTTTCGCTCTTTAAATTATTGGGCGACAACCGGGGTGCCGTTTTGTAGGTTGATCTGACCGCTCGTAACCACCTGATCGCCTGAATGCAGCCCCTTCGTTATTTCGTAATATTCATTCGTTGTTGTACCTATCTCCACGGATTTCAGCACGGCCTTACCATTTTCAACTACGTAAATCTGCGGCTGTTTTGCCGATCCGAGGATAGCCTGACGAGGAACGGCTAAGGCTTGTGTCTTCAATTTATCGGTATTGGCAATTGAGCCATACATACCTGCTTTTAATGGGTGCTTACCGGAGTTATTCACCGTAATCTCAACGGGATAGTTGTGGGCCGCGTCGCCCTGAGCCGCAATCATCGAAACCCGTCCGGTGAAGTTCGCATTAGGATATACTTCGGTTAATACAGCGATCGACTGTCCCGTACGGAATTGGTTAATTGCTTTTTCGGGCACATCAACGACCAGTTTCAGCGACGAAATATCCGTGATTTTCGCAATCGGCGAGCCAATAGAGACAACTGAGCCTTTTTCAACCATTTTCTCGGTAATGATCCCCGCAAAAGGAGCCGTGATGGTGGTGTTGGCAATCTGCTTTTTAAGTTGTTTGATTTGTGCTTCGGTAGCCCGAATATTCAGTTGGGCCCGCTCTACGTTGACGGCTGGGGTAGCGTCTCCTTTCACCAGGTTCTCATACCGCTTGAGGTCATTCTGGTAGCCTTCCAGGGTCACCTGCAATCCTTCTACCTGATAGCGAAGTTGCTCATCGTCCAGTTTGGCAAGCAGGCGGCCCGTTCCAACAAGCTGGCCTTCTTCAAAAGGCAATTGAATGATCTGTCCGCCTGCCTGGGGCCGGATTTCAACCTCGCGGTTTGGCGAAAAAGAACCTAAAAATTCGGTTTCCTGCGCCAGGTTGCGCAATTCGGCAATGGCTGTGCGTACTCCTACTTTCTGGTCAGGGTTGGGTTTGTAGATTTTCGCTTCTACTTCTTTCTTATTCGTCAGAAGTGTCCAGGCGGTTAGACCGAGCGTTCCGACCAGAGCAAGTACGATAACAATGCGTTTCATAATCTTGACAGGTTGTGTTTATTGTTTAGTAGCAATGAGATTGCCCGTGGCTTTCTTCCAGTCGAGTTCGGCTGAACGGAACTTCACGAGTGTGCTTAAGTAGTTGTTTTGTGCATTATGGAGTTCGTCTTCGGTTTGAATCACCTCACTCACACTCACGGTACCTTCCTTGAACTGCAGCTGTGTCTGGCTATAGATTTTTTCGGCCAGACTAACCTGCGCGCCATTCGTTGTCAGGTTTCGTTGTTCTACCAGCAGTTTATTCCTGGCATTCGTGATGTCCATCGTAATAGACTCACGGGTTTGCTGTAGTTGCGTATCGAGTTTCTGATTGTCGAGCCGCTTTTGCGTCAGCTTCGCTTTTCGGGCAAATCCATCAAATACGCTCCAGTTGAGTTGTAGCCCCAGCCAGTAGCCCGGTACATTTTTGATGTATGAATACTCACCACCCGTTGCATACACGGTGCTGTTGGCAACGCCATAAGCCGATACGATGGGCATAAAACCAGCTTTAATGTTTTGCTGATCCAGGCTATTGAGTGCTTTCTGCCGATCCAGCAGCAGCAAATCAGTTCGGTTAATGGCTGGTGCGTCCAGTGTGACCGCCGGAATGGTTTCGTCAATGGTTGTCTGAACCGTAAGCGGCTCCGACTGGGGCGTTCCGGTCAGATACTTCAGCATATTGAGCAATTGATTGTAGGTAGCCTGCAGCGACTCGATCTGTGTTTCGGACGCTGTTTTGCTCAACCGCAGCCGGTCGACATCTACGCCTTTCGCCAGTTGATTCTGCCGTTGCAGGTCGGTGATCTGAATCAGCCGATCCGACGAGACAATGTTCCGGCGCAGGAAAGCCATTTGCTGTACTGTCGTTTGCAGGTTGTAATACGTGGCGGCCACATTATAAGCAACGTCTTCTTTTGTTTGCCGGGTTTGCAGCGTCGATACCTCCCGACTCGTTTTGGCGGCCTTCAACCCAATCGTCAGAGATGGATTATAAATTGCCTGCGACGCCTGCACGGACGTGGAGAGATTGTAAGGCAATCCGAAGGCAAGCACCTGATACGTTCCTTCCTGCCCGCCAAAAGCCGATGCGGGTACGACTTGTCCAGGAATTTTCAGATACCGTTTGTAATCACCTGTCAGGTTAACTAATGGCAGAGCCCCGGCTTTTACTTCGGCGATCCGGGCTTCTGTTTTCGCTTCGTCAAATCGGGCAGCCTGAACACTCAGGTTGTTAGTCAGCGCCTTATCAATCAATTGCTCGAGCGTAAGGCTTTGGCCCTGAGCGGCCAAACTAAGCAACAGGCTTAAGGCACTTAACACTTTCGTTAACGGCTTCATGTTCATTTATCAGATTGATTTAACTAATCATTTAATTTAAACATTTGATTAAACGTTGGGCAAAAAAAATCAGGTTTTCCCCTGGGGCGCAAAAAGATACTCACAGATCATTTCTTTCACGTAGCCCATATGTTCCTTAGCAAATTTGTCAAAACCGGCTTCATCGAGACCCTGAGTTAACATGGTCATTGGTTTAGAGACGAACAGAAACTGAATGTTGGCAATGATCATCGTCATGATATGGTGAGCACTAACTGGCGCAATTTTACCCTCACTGATCGCCTGGTCGACCTGTTGCCGAAAGATGGATTCAGGTATTTTTTTGGCCATGCCAATTGTAGCGGCCATCCGCTCGGGATTCTTGTGCAACTCATTCATAATGAATATGGTGAGATTCGGGTTGCACATCATCATCTGAAACTGGTGATCGATGAGGGCCGATATTTTTTCCTTCAAGCTAATCGGCTGATTGAAAGTGTCAATCATACCGGCAAACATTAGATGACACAAGTCGTCGAAGATGAACTGAAACAGCTTCTCTTTACTCCGGAAGTAGTAATTCATCAACGCACTATTGATTCCGGCAGCCTGGGCAATATCCCGTGTGGTTGTACCATCAAATCCCTTCTCAAGGAATACCGCTTTCGCAGCCTCTTTGATGCGTTCTTCAGTGGATAATACTGTATCGTTCATGTTGTGCTTTGTTGTTAGGTCAAAAGTAAATGAGCAAGTGAACTAAACCAAACGATTTAATCAAAAAATTTAATCATTTGATTAAATTATAAGTTTTATTATATTACATAACCAAATAAGTAAAACTGGCCTTGTTTATAACCTTCATATAGTTCTAATTATTCATTAAAAATGCTGCGTCTATTGAGAAACAGCCATTTAGTAACTAGTTAGCGGAGAGATGAGTTACGACAAACCGCAAAAAATAAGTATACTAAAAAGCCGTTAGACATGATTCTTGATTGAGCAAGCGCGCAAATAAACACACAGACTCGGGTTAAACAACGCCTTCCCTAGCCTTACAGGCAATAGATTCGAGTAGAATTCGTCTACTTGGACAGTTTATTCCTAAAACCGGCTTCACTTCAGCTATAGCGCCTTCATAACCACCATTCATTAAGTAAGTTTGCTTCGACAAGTTTCCTATTCCGTACCCTTACTGTTTATGTTTCAATCAATCCGTATGCCGAGCTTTGCAAAGCCCTTTGTTACTCTCCTGCTGCTAAGCTGGTTATCTATCGCTGGCAGCATCAGCCTAGCCCAACCTAAACCCATTGAAATTCGGGTTGATCTGACTAAAACTAAAGAACCACTGAAACCGATCTGGGCCTGGTTTGGCTACGACGAGCCGAATTATACCTACATGAAGGATGGGAAAAAGCTATTATCTGAAATCGCCAGTCTGAGCCAGGTTCCGGTGTTTGTCCGGGCGCATAGTTTGCTGGTTACGGGTGATGGCAAAGCAGCGCTGAAGTGGGGTTCGACCAACGCCTATACCGAAGATAAGAACGGCAACCCTGTTTATGACTGGACAATCGTTGACAGGATATTCGACACGTATATTGAGCGAGGCATGAAACCGATTGCTCAAATCAGCTTCATGCCCGAAGCCCTCTCAACAAAGCCCGAGCCCTATAAACACAACTGGGGCCCCGGTAACCAGTACAACAACATATTCACCGGCTGGGCTTACCCGCCAAAAGATTACAAAAAATGGAGCGAATTGGTCTACCAGTGGGTCAAACACTCGGTGGCCCGGTACGGCCAGAAAGAAGTAGAAAGCTGGTACTGGGAACTCTGGAACGAACCCAATATCGGCTACTGGAAAGGCACGGTTGAAGAGTATATCAAATTGTATGATTATACGGCTGACGCCGTCAAGCGGGCGCTACCTACCGCCAAAATGGGCGGTCCCGAAGTAACCGGGCCGGGAGGTGAAGGCTCTGCCAAGTTTTTTCGGGCCTTCATGGATCATATCGTGAGCGGTACGAATGCCGTTACGGGCAAAACCGGCGCTCCGCTCGATTTTGTTACCTTTCATGCCAAAGGCGCCCCCAAACTAGTAAACGGAGTGGTGCAGATGAATATGGGAACCCAGTTTCGTGACATTGATAAAGGCTTCGAAATTGTAGCTTCCTACCCTACCCTGAAAAATCTGCCGATCATCATCGGCGAGTCGGACCCCGAAGGATGCGCGGCCTGTTCGGAAGACCTGCACCCGGAAAATGCTTATCGTAATGGCACCATGTACGCCAGCTATACAGCGGCTGCTTTTGCCCGAAAATACGATCTGGCCAAGGCGCGCGGGGTCAATCTGCTGGGCGCCGTAACCTGGGCGTTTGAGTTTGAGGACCAGCCCTGGTTTCGGGGATTCCGGGACTTAGCCACGAATGGTGTTGACAAACCCGTGCTCAATGTGTTTCGGATGTTTGGTATGATGCAAGGCAATCGCGTGGAGATCAACACCGATCTGGCTTATGATTTCAACAAAATCAAAAAGGAGAGTGTCCGCGGTGAACGCGATATTAATGCACTGGCAGCTAAAGACAGCAAATCCGCTACAGTACTGGTCTGGAACTACCACGACGACAACGTATTGGGCCCCAATGCACCGGTGGATGTACGGCTAAAAGGCATTCCCGCCCAACGGGTACTTGTTCAGCATTATCGCATCGACCAGCAATTCAGTAATTCCTACGAAGTCTGGAAGAAAATGGGTTCCCCTAAATCGCCAACCGCCGAACAGGTTGCCGAGCTGGAAAAGGCCGGGCAATTGCAGCTCCTGACTTCCCCTGCCTGGCTCAACGTCAAAAATGGCGATTTACACATTCCCTTTACGCTGCCCGGACAGGGCGTTTCGCTGGTAAAGTTGACTTGGTAACGCCGAGCAGGCGGTCGGCATGAACAGGACCATTCCCTCACTATTCCATCTGTTACTCAACAAAGTTCGCTGTAGAAGGTAAACGTCCGATTACAAATACATTACGGTGAGATACACAGCCGCTGTCTGATTAGATAGCGGCTGTTTTTTTAGACTTGCTGGCACGCTAGCCTATATGTGCATACTTTCTGGCCAATTATATAATCCATGTTGTAGCCTTTCCGAGTTAGTTTTTCGCGAACTATTATAAATTGGCATGGTTATTATAACCCATTCATTGTTGGGTACCGCTCAGAAAATAGACCTTAACCCTTCCCAATATCCTCTCATGAATATAACAAGAGAAGCCTACGACCGTCAACCCTTGTTGATCCGACAGGGTGCCTTAAAACTCTGGGGTGTTCCCCTGGCCAAACGTTCTGACTTATGTCGAACTCGTCAGCTTTACAGTTTTAATGATTTTTTTGCCGAAGCCTGTTACGATAACACAAATGGCAAATTAACCTGCGTCTGCTCATTTACGCAGCTAAAACGGTTAGACCCTTACTTAGATCAACTGGATCTCAACGAAGCAGATCCTTTGCCATCTATTCAGTAAGGAATTTCCTCCCTAGGCGAACCCGGGGAGGAAAGCATTCAGCCGTTAGTTTGCACCATTTATCGGTAGCGTTGGCAAGGCTGAGATCCAGGAAAGGCCTAACCGGGAGCCAGGATGACATGCGTAGGAAATCCTGGCCTGCTTCTTTTCATGACATCCGCCAACTTCCTCACTGTCATGCTAAAAACCGCGTTTCAAAATGAGCTACTCTTTACGTCCACCATTCAGAAAGGAAGCACCGGAACCGATGTTCGACGGGTCCAGGAATGGCTCTGCCTCAATGCCTTACGCTATCCAAACGCAGCCCTCTCAACAAGCCTCGATAGTGAGTTTGGACCAGCGACTAAACGAGCCGTGCAAAATTTTCAGTCGCTGTTAAAAATGCCTCAAACGGGCGTAGTATCGCCTGATCTCTTCAATAAACTAAGTACTCCACTGGCTACCAGCTTCCAGAAGCAGCCAACCGGTGCTATACGCAAAGCCGTCGTAGCGCTTGCCCAAACGCATCTGAAACAGCGCTCAGCAGAGTTGCGAACCAATGATGCACAAAATCTTGGTCCCTGGGTACGTAGTTACTGCGATGGGCTTGATGGATCACTTTTCAAGTGGTGCGCTGGTTTTGTCCAATCCATTCTGGACCAGGCAGCCTCGAACCTTGGGCGCAATTTTACCGACATTATGCCCCGTACATTAAGCTGCGATGTGCTGGCCCTGAGTGGTCAGAAAAATGGTCGACTGATGCCTAGTGAGACCGTACGAAAAAATCCCAAACAGATTCAGCCAGGCGATCTGTTTCTGCTTCGCGCCCACACGCATGGAGCAACCCAGCCAACCGACTGGTTTCATACGGGACTGATTACGGCGGTATCGGGTGATACCATCGAGACAATCGAGGGCAATACGGATACGCAGGGCGGCAGCAATGGAACAGGCGTTTATGCTCGCGTTCGAAACATTCAAAAAACAACGCTGGATGTTTTTTCCATCGACGGTTTATGAACTCAGACTATCCATAAATAGCCGGCTAATTTCCAGACTGCCCTTGTTATCTACCCCAGATTTCCGTAAATTAGCCAGATTCTAAACGGCAATAATGGACTTTAAACTAACCTCTGAATTTCAACCAACCGGCGATCAGCCAAAGGCCATCGAACAGTTGGTTAAAGGTATAAACGAGGGCGAACCAGCACAGGTACTCTTAGGCGTAACCGGTTCCGGAAAGACCTTTACGGTCGCTAACCTCATCGCGCGAACCAACCGGCCAACGCTCGTATTGAGCCATAACAAGACCCTGGCAGCGCAGCTTTACGGTGAATTCAAACAATTTTTTCCGGAAAATGCGGTCGAGTATTTTATCTCTTACTACGACTATTACCAGCCGGAAGCCTTCATTGCTACTACCAATACGTACATCGAAAAAGATCTGGCTATCAACGAAGAAATTGATAAACTTCGGCTGGCGGCCACCTCGGCCCTGATGAGTGGTCGGCGCGATGTCATTGTAGTAGCTTCGGTATCGTGTATCTACGGCATGGGCAATCCCGAAGAGTTCAAACGAAACGTGGTGACGATTGGCGTCGGTCAACAAATGAGCCGCAACCAGTTTTTACACCAGTTGGTCAGCATCCTGTACAGCCGCACGGAAGGTGAATTTCAACGGGGCAACTTCCGTGTAAAGGGCGACACGGTCGATCTCTATGTCGCCTACGCCGATTTTGCCTATCGTGTCATTTTCTTCGGCGACGAAATCGAAACCATTCAGCGAATCGATCCCGGCACGGGCAAAAAAATATCGGCCGAAAGCATTGTGACCATCTTCCCGGCCAATCTTTTCGTAACTGGCCGCGACACCCTCAACGATGCCATGTACCAGATTCAGGATGACATGGTAGCGCAGGTACGTTATTTTGAATCGGAGTTTCGTGAACAGGAGGCTACCCGCATACGCGAACGAACGGAGTTCGACCTCGAAATGATGCGTGAATTAGGCTACTGCTCTGGTATTGAGAACTATTCGCGCTATTTTGATAAACGAAAACCAGGCCAGCGCCCCTTCTGCCTGCTCGACTATTTCCCGGATGATTACCTGATGGTGATCGACGAAAGTCACGCGACAATTCCGCAAATCCGAGCCATGTGGGGGGGCGACCGCTCCCGGAAAACCGCCCTCGTCGATTATGGTTTCCGCCTGCCCTCGGCCATGGACAACCGCCCGCTTACGTTCCAGGAATTTGAAGATTTATCCGGCCAGGCCATTTACGTATCGGCAACACCATCGGATTATGAACTTCGGAAAAGCGAAGGCGTGGTGGTCGAACAGCTCATCCGGCCAACGGGCTTGCTCGATCCCGAAATTGAAGTCCGTCCTAGCCTGAACCAGATCGACGATCTGCTCGAATCCATCGACAGCCGCATCAAAAATGGGGAACGGGTTCTGGTTACTACGCTAACCAAACGCATGGCCGAAGAACTGACCAAATACCTGGACCGGGTGGGCATAAAAACCCGCTATATTCACTCTGAGGTAAAAACCCTGGAGCGAGTCGAGATTCTGCGGGATTTACGGCTGGGTAATTTTGATGTGCTCGTGGGCGTCAACCTGCTTCGGGAGGGGCTTGACCTGCCCGAAGTATCGCTGGTTGCCATTATGGATGCCGACAAAGAAGGCTTCCTGCGTGACATTCGGTCGTTGATTCAAACCATCGGCCGTGCAGCCCGAAACGCGAATGGTAAAGTGATTATGTATGCTGACCGAATCACGGGTTCGATGGAAAAAGCCATCGATGAAACCAACCGACGCCGGGCCATTCAGTTAGAGTATAACATGGACAACGGGATTACACCGACAACGGTGCTGAAATCGCGTGAGGCCATTATGGGTCAAACCAAAGTGGCCGATTCGAAGGCCAAACATTTCTACGTAGAGCCCGAAGAAATCCGGATTGCTGCCGATCCGGTGGTGCGCTACATGGGTAAAGGTGATCTGGAGAAAATGATCAACGAAACCCAATCGAAAATGGAGCGTGCCGCCAAAGACCTCGACTTTATGGAAGCGGCCCGCCTGCGCGACGAGTTGTTTCAGTTGCGGGACAAGTTGAAGAAAGAAACGGTGTAGGATTCACCCTCTGGTTTACATTTCGTTATCAGTTAACCCAAGTCGCGAGATACGAGGGCGGTCGCAATCAAATGTTTCGGGTCCACCCGTGCGGTAGAAGAGTTGGCTTAGAAGTAGTTTGGTCGCGTAGCGATCAGGCAAATGACCAGTTAGATCGCTACGCGGCCAACACCTACTTCAAGATCACCTCTTCTACAAACATTCAGTCCCTATGGGACTATAGCGCGACTTGGATTAATATTTATCTTTGCAGCGGATGGGGTGAAAGCCTCGACCCCTACCTTGAGGTGATGCGGTTCGACCGTGTCACCTCATTGTATTTTATGCTCAATCGTACCAATACGGATATCAGCGGGCTTAATGCGATTTTTACATAACCGCCAGACGGCTCGGTTTCGTCCTTGCGAGAGTCTGGATAAATGAGCGGGTACTCGATAAGGGACATTCTAACCCGGAGGAAACTATACGAAAGTTCGCAAGTTATAAAAACTTCATACCTTGCAATCCGTCAGAATCAAATCACTGAATAGCCATGAAACGCATCCTTATTATTCTCGGTGTCATTGCCGCAATAGCCCTGGTTGGCTTTTTTACGCTACGTAGCTGGACCAAATCCAGTAGCCCCGAAGCCATAGCGCAGATTGACCAGAACGGCTTGCAAATCAAGGTTGATTATTGCCAGCCCTACAAGAAAGGGCGTAAAATATTTGGCGGCTTGGTACCCTACGGTCAGGTCTGGCGCACAGGAGCCAACGAAGCCACGGTTATTGACTTCGATCAGAATGTGATCGTGGCAGGCCAACCCTTAGATAAAGGCGAATACTCGTTGTGGACCATTCCTTCGCAGAATGGCTGGATTGCCATTTTTAACGGAGAAACGGGTCAATGGGGCACTAATTACGACCAGACAAAGGATGTTCTGCGTGTGCCAGTCGTTTCTCAAAAGCACAGCCCCATGTCCGAACAGTTTTACATCACCTTCCGTCCAGCAACCAACGGAGTCGATATGGTCCTGGCCTGGGAGGAAACAGAAGCCGTTGTGCCCATCCAGAAGCGGTAATCGCGACAACAATTGTTAGCCGAAGCTACTGGTGGAAACTGGCGGCAATAAACCGGAGCGCATCGGGCAATCCGGTGCGCCAGTATGTCCAGGTGTGTCCACCATCACGAACCCGATACTCGTGCGGAATTTTACGCTCGAGCAAGGCCATATGCAGCACGGAGTTACCTACGGTTAAGGCGTCGTCGTCGCCACAATCAATGTACCAGCGAACTTTTGACAGATCGCCTTCCGGTGCCGATTTGGCCAGCGTAATAGGGCTATTTCGTTTCCAGGCAACCGTCAGTCGCTCATCGCCTTTAGCAGGACCGCTGAAAACCGGGGCAAAAACAAGATTGTATCGATCGTCGGGTATGCTCATAAATCCTTCATCCGTACGAATTCCTGCACTGAGAGCTGCGCATGAGCCAAACAGGTCGGGGTGGTGCATAGCTAGTGTTAATGATCCAAAACCACCCATCGACAAACCAGATATAGCGCGAAACTCGCGCTGGGTTCGGGTCCTGAATGTCGAGTCTATGTGCGGAATCAGCTCCTGCACAAACATATCTTCGTATCGAACTTTGTTCTGGTAGTCGTTTACAAAAAAGGTTGCTCCACCGTTAGGCATAACGATAATCATGGGTGGTAACTCGCCCGCCTTAATGTTTGTATCAGCAATGCGGTCAGCTTCACCGAATTGAACCCAGCTTGTTTCGTTATCTCCATATCCATGCAGCAGATAAACGACCGGATAGCGCCGGTTAGACACATAGTAGTCGGGGGGAAGGTAAATAGAAAATTTAACAGCCCGGTTCATCAATGAACTATTCATTGTCATGCTTTCCAGCAACCGGGCTTGTGGAGCCGCTACTACCGGAACAGGCCCATTCGTTTGTGGGGCCGTCAGTTGGGCACGTCGGCGCGATTGAGCCGAAACCGCCTGAACCATCAGGACCATTATTAAGCAAATCAGCAACCTATGCACAGCCATTAATTTCAGGAAACGGTTGAATTCGGATTCAATTTAGAACGAAATAACGGCTATGCACAAGCCGACTCTTGAATTGGTAGTTTATTTATGGGAAATAGATGTAGCACCAACCGATTGGTCTTGGCCAGCCACCGACAAGTTATGTTTACAACTTCTGCAGTTTAGATCCCTTCATATTTATATACGTCTAAAAATGGACTGCGTGTATAGTATGGGCGTACTTTATAAAAAAGAACGGAGATTTTAGCAAATTTCAGACCGAGTATAACGTATGCCGATGCAAAATCCCCTATTTTCGGGCTATACTAAGTAGTAGCGAATCGTTACTTTATTATAGAATTAATTGTAACTATCTGGTTATCAACGACTCTTTAACAAAGTACGTTACCGGATACAGCCCGAATTCACTACCGCTAGCTTTACTTACTTAAAACCAATTGTTTAAATTTACTCCAGTTGTATGGCCAAACTGATTATCGTGGACGACGAAAAACCTATTCGGGCGGCTCTACGCGATATTTTAGAGTATGAAGGCTACGATGTTGACGAAGCGAAAGACGGCGAAGAAGGACTGGACATGATCATGCGCACCAGCTACGATGTAGCTTTATGCGACATCAGAATGCCCAAACTGAATGGGCTGGAATTGCTCATGAAAGTCAGCGAAGCCGAAAAGAGTACGCAGATCATCATGATCTCGGCTTACGGTAATGTCGAAAACGCAGTTGAAGCAACGAAACGTGGTGCCTTCGATTTCATCACCAAGCCACCCGATTTAAATCGGCTGCTGATTACTGTCCGTAACGCTATTGACCGGGCAAAACTGGTTCAGGAAACTAAAACACTCAAAAAACGCATCTACAAACTGAACGAGATTGTCGGCGAATCCGAATCAATCAAGAAAGTTAAAGATACGATTAATCGGGTTGCCGCTACTGAAGCACGGGTGCTCGTGACGGGTGCCAATGGTTCTGGGAAAGAAATGGTCGCCAAGCAGATTCATGAAAAAGGCAGCCGGGCAAACCAGCCATTGGTTGAGGTGAACTGCGCTGCCATTCCAAGCGAACTCATTGAAAGTGAATTATTTGGCCATGAAAAGGGTGCCTTCACGGGCGCGGCTGCCCGGCGCGTCGGTAAGTTTGAACAAGCCGATGGAGGAACCTTGTTTCTGGACGAAATTGGCGACATGAGCCTGTCAGCACAGGCGAAAGTGCTTCGGGCGTTGCAGGAAAGCAAAATTACGCGCGTTGGGGGCGAC
It encodes:
- a CDS encoding efflux RND transporter periplasmic adaptor subunit gives rise to the protein MKRIVIVLALVGTLGLTAWTLLTNKKEVEAKIYKPNPDQKVGVRTAIAELRNLAQETEFLGSFSPNREVEIRPQAGGQIIQLPFEEGQLVGTGRLLAKLDDEQLRYQVEGLQVTLEGYQNDLKRYENLVKGDATPAVNVERAQLNIRATEAQIKQLKKQIANTTITAPFAGIITEKMVEKGSVVSIGSPIAKITDISSLKLVVDVPEKAINQFRTGQSIAVLTEVYPNANFTGRVSMIAAQGDAAHNYPVEITVNNSGKHPLKAGMYGSIANTDKLKTQALAVPRQAILGSAKQPQIYVVENGKAVLKSVEIGTTTNEYYEITKGLHSGDQVVTSGQINLQNGTPVVAQ
- a CDS encoding TolC family protein, yielding MKPLTKVLSALSLLLSLAAQGQSLTLEQLIDKALTNNLSVQAARFDEAKTEARIAEVKAGALPLVNLTGDYKRYLKIPGQVVPASAFGGQEGTYQVLAFGLPYNLSTSVQASQAIYNPSLTIGLKAAKTSREVSTLQTRQTKEDVAYNVAATYYNLQTTVQQMAFLRRNIVSSDRLIQITDLQRQNQLAKGVDVDRLRLSKTASETQIESLQATYNQLLNMLKYLTGTPQSEPLTVQTTIDETIPAVTLDAPAINRTDLLLLDRQKALNSLDQQNIKAGFMPIVSAYGVANSTVYATGGEYSYIKNVPGYWLGLQLNWSVFDGFARKAKLTQKRLDNQKLDTQLQQTRESITMDITNARNKLLVEQRNLTTNGAQVSLAEKIYSQTQLQFKEGTVSVSEVIQTEDELHNAQNNYLSTLVKFRSAELDWKKATGNLIATKQ
- a CDS encoding TetR/AcrR family transcriptional regulator — encoded protein: MNDTVLSTEERIKEAAKAVFLEKGFDGTTTRDIAQAAGINSALMNYYFRSKEKLFQFIFDDLCHLMFAGMIDTFNQPISLKEKISALIDHQFQMMMCNPNLTIFIMNELHKNPERMAATIGMAKKIPESIFRQQVDQAISEGKIAPVSAHHIMTMIIANIQFLFVSKPMTMLTQGLDEAGFDKFAKEHMGYVKEMICEYLFAPQGKT
- a CDS encoding GH39 family glycosyl hydrolase, whose amino-acid sequence is MFQSIRMPSFAKPFVTLLLLSWLSIAGSISLAQPKPIEIRVDLTKTKEPLKPIWAWFGYDEPNYTYMKDGKKLLSEIASLSQVPVFVRAHSLLVTGDGKAALKWGSTNAYTEDKNGNPVYDWTIVDRIFDTYIERGMKPIAQISFMPEALSTKPEPYKHNWGPGNQYNNIFTGWAYPPKDYKKWSELVYQWVKHSVARYGQKEVESWYWELWNEPNIGYWKGTVEEYIKLYDYTADAVKRALPTAKMGGPEVTGPGGEGSAKFFRAFMDHIVSGTNAVTGKTGAPLDFVTFHAKGAPKLVNGVVQMNMGTQFRDIDKGFEIVASYPTLKNLPIIIGESDPEGCAACSEDLHPENAYRNGTMYASYTAAAFARKYDLAKARGVNLLGAVTWAFEFEDQPWFRGFRDLATNGVDKPVLNVFRMFGMMQGNRVEINTDLAYDFNKIKKESVRGERDINALAAKDSKSATVLVWNYHDDNVLGPNAPVDVRLKGIPAQRVLVQHYRIDQQFSNSYEVWKKMGSPKSPTAEQVAELEKAGQLQLLTSPAWLNVKNGDLHIPFTLPGQGVSLVKLTW
- a CDS encoding peptidoglycan-binding domain-containing protein, with translation MLKTAFQNELLFTSTIQKGSTGTDVRRVQEWLCLNALRYPNAALSTSLDSEFGPATKRAVQNFQSLLKMPQTGVVSPDLFNKLSTPLATSFQKQPTGAIRKAVVALAQTHLKQRSAELRTNDAQNLGPWVRSYCDGLDGSLFKWCAGFVQSILDQAASNLGRNFTDIMPRTLSCDVLALSGQKNGRLMPSETVRKNPKQIQPGDLFLLRAHTHGATQPTDWFHTGLITAVSGDTIETIEGNTDTQGGSNGTGVYARVRNIQKTTLDVFSIDGL
- the uvrB gene encoding excinuclease ABC subunit UvrB, producing the protein MDFKLTSEFQPTGDQPKAIEQLVKGINEGEPAQVLLGVTGSGKTFTVANLIARTNRPTLVLSHNKTLAAQLYGEFKQFFPENAVEYFISYYDYYQPEAFIATTNTYIEKDLAINEEIDKLRLAATSALMSGRRDVIVVASVSCIYGMGNPEEFKRNVVTIGVGQQMSRNQFLHQLVSILYSRTEGEFQRGNFRVKGDTVDLYVAYADFAYRVIFFGDEIETIQRIDPGTGKKISAESIVTIFPANLFVTGRDTLNDAMYQIQDDMVAQVRYFESEFREQEATRIRERTEFDLEMMRELGYCSGIENYSRYFDKRKPGQRPFCLLDYFPDDYLMVIDESHATIPQIRAMWGGDRSRKTALVDYGFRLPSAMDNRPLTFQEFEDLSGQAIYVSATPSDYELRKSEGVVVEQLIRPTGLLDPEIEVRPSLNQIDDLLESIDSRIKNGERVLVTTLTKRMAEELTKYLDRVGIKTRYIHSEVKTLERVEILRDLRLGNFDVLVGVNLLREGLDLPEVSLVAIMDADKEGFLRDIRSLIQTIGRAARNANGKVIMYADRITGSMEKAIDETNRRRAIQLEYNMDNGITPTTVLKSREAIMGQTKVADSKAKHFYVEPEEIRIAADPVVRYMGKGDLEKMINETQSKMERAAKDLDFMEAARLRDELFQLRDKLKKETV
- a CDS encoding DUF2911 domain-containing protein; amino-acid sequence: MKRILIILGVIAAIALVGFFTLRSWTKSSSPEAIAQIDQNGLQIKVDYCQPYKKGRKIFGGLVPYGQVWRTGANEATVIDFDQNVIVAGQPLDKGEYSLWTIPSQNGWIAIFNGETGQWGTNYDQTKDVLRVPVVSQKHSPMSEQFYITFRPATNGVDMVLAWEETEAVVPIQKR
- a CDS encoding alpha/beta hydrolase produces the protein MVQAVSAQSRRRAQLTAPQTNGPVPVVAAPQARLLESMTMNSSLMNRAVKFSIYLPPDYYVSNRRYPVVYLLHGYGDNETSWVQFGEADRIADTNIKAGELPPMIIVMPNGGATFFVNDYQNKVRYEDMFVQELIPHIDSTFRTRTQREFRAISGLSMGGFGSLTLAMHHPDLFGSCAALSAGIRTDEGFMSIPDDRYNLVFAPVFSGPAKGDERLTVAWKRNSPITLAKSAPEGDLSKVRWYIDCGDDDALTVGNSVLHMALLERKIPHEYRVRDGGHTWTYWRTGLPDALRFIAASFHQ